GAGTTGTGGGAGCGTGTGGTGGGTCCGGGCGTCCGCGTCGATGTCGAACGGCCGGTCCAGGTGGAAGCGCGTGCCGACCTGATGCTCGGCGCACTCGTCGAACAGGACGCTCATGTCGTGTGGTTTCACGAAACGTTCTCCTCGGTGGGACGGGAGCTGGGGCGTGTCCGTCCGAGGGCCCGCGGTGGCCGCAGCCGGCTGAGGACGCGAGAGGCCGCGAGCGCGCCCGAGCGTACGGCGCCTTCGCTGGCCGGCCGCAGCATCATCCAGTCCCCGGCGTACTCGACCGGCCGTGCGGCACGCGCCATGAACCTGCCTCGTCTGCGCAGGGCGTCGGGCGTCGCTTCCGGCAGGCCGTGGGTGAACGCGTGCACGAAATGACGCCCGGCGGTGGTTTCCAGACCGGGGACGTACCGGGTGGCTGCCCGCACGAGCCGGTCGGCCGTCTGCCGCTCCGGCGCGGTCAGCAGTTCGGGGATGGTGCGGGCGTCGGCCATCAGGGTCAGCAGTCCCTTGCCCGCGGGCGCCCGGTCCGGGTGCTTGGCGTGATCCACGATGATCGCGGAGAGCACGCTGTCCTCCGCGTCCGGCGTCAGCAGGACATACAGGGGCTTGCGGGACGGGGGTGCGAGCGGCCGGTCCAGCAGACAGCTGACCTTGAGCGTGGGAGTGAAGGTGCAGGCCGACAGGAACGAAAGCTCGTCGGCGGGGGCGTTGGCATGCAGGCGCGCCGCAACCGGGGCGGGCACGCAGAGGACCACCGAGCGCGCCGTGACGCTGTCGTTCCCGACGCGCAACCGCGCGCGGCCTTCCTCGGTGACGACCTCGTGCACCTGACTGCCGGTGACCACGTCGAGCCCCTCGGCCAGCCGCCGGGCGAGCAGGTCCATGCCGTCGCGGTACGTCCGCCAGCCGGAAGCGGGACCCACCTCCGACAGCAGGCTGAGCATCGGCGCGACGGCGGAGCGCGCCGTGTCCCAGCCGAAGAAGCTTCCAGCGACCGGCTGCAGCAGGTAGTCGTGCACGTCCCTGTGGTACCGGCGGGCGAACTCACTGACCGTCAGGGCACCTGCCGGGGTCCGTTCGGGATGGTCGGCGTCGAACTGCCGGCGGTGCGACCCCGTCCAGGCCAGGAGCCGGGCGAGGTCGAGCCTGGCACGGGGTGAGAGCCCCGCGCCGGTGAGCACCGCGGAGGGGTCCGCCACGCCGGGGTGGGCCCGCCCGCCGCGCCACACACCGACCGACCTGCCGATGCGCGGCACGTCGCCCTTCGGCACGCCCAGCCGCGCCAGCAGCTCCCAGGTCGCACGGTAGCCCTGCTCCGAGATCTGTTCGGCACCCTCGTCGATGGTGTATCCGGCGTGCCGGAAGCTGCGCA
The genomic region above belongs to Streptomyces coeruleorubidus and contains:
- a CDS encoding protoporphyrinogen/coproporphyrinogen oxidase — translated: MSPDLDVAVVGAGMAGLTTAHELRRAGLDVRVYEQHEHVGGRMRSFRHAGYTIDEGAEQISEQGYRATWELLARLGVPKGDVPRIGRSVGVWRGGRAHPGVADPSAVLTGAGLSPRARLDLARLLAWTGSHRRQFDADHPERTPAGALTVSEFARRYHRDVHDYLLQPVAGSFFGWDTARSAVAPMLSLLSEVGPASGWRTYRDGMDLLARRLAEGLDVVTGSQVHEVVTEEGRARLRVGNDSVTARSVVLCVPAPVAARLHANAPADELSFLSACTFTPTLKVSCLLDRPLAPPSRKPLYVLLTPDAEDSVLSAIIVDHAKHPDRAPAGKGLLTLMADARTIPELLTAPERQTADRLVRAATRYVPGLETTAGRHFVHAFTHGLPEATPDALRRRGRFMARAARPVEYAGDWMMLRPASEGAVRSGALAASRVLSRLRPPRALGRTRPSSRPTEENVS